CCGTCTCGATACGCCTGAACAGGCGTTCGCCCTCCGGCCCCGCACCCAGGGCATCCAGGCGCAGGTCCTCCACCTTATTCTCCGCATAGTAGGCCGTCACCTGAGGGTTGATCAGTGTTTCCTCTGGATTGTCGTAACTGTAGGAGAGACGGAAGGTCCGATTGCGGATTGACTTTTCGACCTTGTCCTGTCCTCCCGCTCCCTGGCCGTTGATCGGCTCGCGGGCATCGTTGTTGAAGAACAGGGCGGAGGCCTCGAGATTGTGATATTGGCCCAGGGTGAAATTGCTCTTCACCATACCGGAGACGATGTCGTCGTTGGTGTTGGTCAGCGTGTTGCCGTCGCCCAGATCAATTCGGCCCGAGGCCCGACGCGTCACGCTGGCCAGCAGACCGACATTCTCGTCGGGCCGCGCGGCTGCCGTGGTGGTGACATTCCATTCCCGGTTCACGCTCTGCCCACCCAGGCTGGTGCGCAGTCCAACCGTATCGTCCTCGCCCAGGATATCGTCGGCCCCGATGGTGCGCAGCTCGATCACACCGCCTGTGGCACCGCTTCCATAGAGCGAGGAACTGGAGCCGCGCAGCACCTCCGCCTCGCGGAGCAGGCTGGGATCCACGAACAAGCGACCGCTGTGGCCAGAAAGAAAATTCTGCCGTGCGCCGTCAAGCAGGACCACCAGGTCGGCTCCGCTGAAGCCGCGAATGCTAGGCATCTCGCCGGTACGGCGGGGTCCGCCGGTGAACTGCACGCCTGGCAGGTAACCCAGAACATCGTCCAGGCTGGAGGGCTGGCGCCTGTCCATCTCCTCGCGATCGACCACAGAGACCATGCCCGGATAGTCGAAGGCAGCCACGGGATTGCGTGTGGCGGTGATGCTGACGGGGTCGAGATTGAGCTCGGCGGCATTGCGTTCGTCGGTGGCGGCCAACTGTTCGGAGTCAATGTCCCCCTGGGCAAGAACAGGCATGGAGACGGCTGTCGCCAGTGCGATGCCGCCCATCCCGATGGTCAGGCGGGTTATAAAAGTGTTCTGCATTGCTGTCGTGTCCCCTAGTTTGCGGGAATCGCAGTCGAAATCCATAGACAGGTGCCTGACCCCTCACCTGTCTCGGACTTTCATCCCCATCCCTCACAACGAGGGCCTGCATTCCCTTTACCGGAGACAGCAATATAAATATTGAGACTCATTTGCAATGAAAATGAGTCTCAATCCTACTATTCTTTGGAATTCCGTTGCGTGCTTGGCCGGCCGCGGCGTAACTCAGCTCTTGGCTTTGCGCTCCAGGTGCCGACGCAACAGGCGCATGTTCCTGCGGTTGGCCTTGAAGCCCACATCGAAAAGCGTGCCCAGCAGGGGGATCGACCCAACGGCCCAGTCCAGGGCCACATTGGCAGCCATGCCCAACAGCGCCATGCGCGAAGCGCCCAGACGCGCGGACTGCCAGATCAGATAGCCCGACACGCAGGCCGTTGCCGTATCCCCGGCCAAAGGCAGGATACTGGCCACGCCATCCAGTCCGAATCGGAGGGAGGTCCCCGGTATGCGCCAACGGGTGTCGAGCAGGTCGGCCAGACGCTCCAACCGGGCCAGGCGCTGGGCAGTCTCCACTTTCGTCGGAGTCTCTTCAAGGCTGGAGGTCGTCGACAACATTCGCTAAAGATGGGAAGAGACAGGTCGGTGTGAAAGCCTTGCACACTGGCCGGCAACACGAGAACATTCCGTGTTTGTTCTTTCGATATCTTGGGAGTCGTCTTTTGACCACCCCTAGAAGTGGATTCTATCTTCGGCAGCTGGATTCCTGTTTCCGGTTTGTCCCGCTCGGAATCCCTGCGCCATGATCCGAGTCGCCGTGTCTGCAACCAGAGAAAGCACAGAGCTTCATGACCTCCACCTCTCCTGCTTCGTCAAACGCCACAGCCCAGGCCCGCCGCGACCCGCGCGTCTACCAGCCCTTCATGCGGCTTTCGCATCTTCTGGACGGAGAGAAGCCCGGCGCCTCCCCCCTGCCCGACGGCGCCCCCATCAGCCTATCCATAGGCGACCCCCAGCTGCCGACGCCGCCCCTGCTGGCCGAAACACTGGCGGCCTATCCCAATGACTGGTCATACTATCCGCCGTTTCGCGGCACCCCGGATTTCCGGGCCGCCTGCCATGACTGGCTGGTCCGGCGTTATGGCCTGTCCCCGGACACCCTGGATGCCGACCGCCAGATCCTGCCGCTTCCGGGCAGCCGCGAAGGCCTGTTCTTCGCGACCCTGACGGCCATCAACCGCGGCGCGGCCGAGGGGCGCACCAAGGTCCTTATCCCCTCACCCGGCTATCACGTCTATGCCGGCGGTGCGCTTGCTGCCGGCGCCGAGCCCGTCTTTGTCCCGGCCCGCGCCGACAACAACTTCCTGCCCAATTACGAAGGCCTGCCCGCGGACGTCCTGGACCGTACGGCGATCGCCTTTTTCTGCTCACCCTCAAATCCGGAAGGCGCAGTGGCTTCGCGCGAACAGTGGCGCGCCTGGATCGAGTTGGCACAACGTCATGGATTCGTGCTGGCTGCCGACGAGTGTTACGCTGACATCTATACGGACGAACCGCCGGCCGGACTGCTGGAGGCCGTCCAGGGCCCCGCGGGCACGGACGGCCTGCTGACCTTCCATTCCCTGTCCAAGCGCTCCAGTGCTGCCGGCTTGCGCTCCGGCTTCGTGGCCGGTGACGGAGAACTGGTGGACGGGATCGACGCCTTCATGCGCTATGGCGGCGCCAGTGTCCCCACGCCTGTTCTACATGCCAGTGCGGCCCTGTGGCGCGACGAGGCTCACGTGGTGGAAACGCGCTGCTACTACCGCACCCTGTTCGAGATGGCCGAGGAAAAGCTCTGGGCCAAGACCGGCTGGCGCATGCCGGCGGGCGGATTCTTCGCCTGGCTCCAGGTGGGCGATGGCGAGGCCTTCGCGTTGCGCGCCTGGAAGGAAGCGGGCCTGCGCGTGCTGCCCGGCCGTTATCTCTGCCCGGACGAAGAAGGAGCGGATCCGGCAGACAACCCAGGTGCCCCCTATATCCGGGTGGCCCTGGTCCACGAGCCGCAGGTCACAGAGAAGGCGCTGGACCGTCTGGCGGAAATGCTCTAGAGCCCACAGGCGTTCACGGCAGGGGAGCCGATAGCCAATATGGCCGCTTCACGCAGCACAAGTACAGCAAAACGTACACGCCTGCTGCCTTCGGGCACGGGGGGATTCCTACGCCTGCGCCTGATCGAACTTGCTGGACTGGGCATCATTCTTGCGGGCCTGGTCCTGGCCGCCATCTGTTTCAGCTATGATCCGCAGGATCCCTCACTGAACCGCGCTGCGCGCGACCAGGTCAACAATCTGCTTGGACTGCCCGGTGCCTACCTGGCGGACATTCTGATGCAGAGCCTGGGGCTGTCGGTGTTCGGTCTCTGCGGGCTTTTCATCGCCTGGGGGTGGCGACTGATCCGGAACCACGCCGTACCCCGCTGGTGGCTGCGGCTCCTGGCCGGTCTGTTTGCGGTCCTTTTTGCCGCGACAACCCTGGCAGCAATACCGCCGCCCTCGGATTGGCCCCTGCGCAGCGGCCTGGGCGGCTTCTCGGGTGCCCTCATCCTTGGCCATGCCTATCAAGCCAGCAATCTAATGCCGACCATGCTGGCCGTGGCATCCGGTGCACTGGCCCTTTTCCTGGGCCTCTTCAGCCTGGCTGTCAGTCTGGGGGAATGGAGGGCGCTCTGGCAGGGCCCCACGCGCCTGGCCGGTAAGCTGCGCGCACTGTTACGCCGCCAGCGGGACAGTGCTGCCGAAGAGACCGAATCCGAACCTGTACGCACACGGAAGAAGCAACCAACCCAGAAGCGCACGGCCAAGACGAAGGAAGCCGCGGAAGCGCCCGCACCGCCGGAGCCAGCGGCTGAGAAGCCTGCTGAAACCGAGGAAGGCGACCTGATTGCCCCGCGTGCGCCCCGACCGGCGCAAAGCAAGAAGGCACAGAAAGATGTCCAGGGTTCCCTGGCCCTGGGGCCCAGCGGCTATGAGGCACCTCCCCTCACCCTTCTGACCGAAGCCAAGGCCAATCCCGACGCACAGCTGAACCGGGATGCCCTGGAAAAGAACGCACGGCTGCTGGAAACGGTCCTGCAGGACTTCGGTGTACGTGGCGAAATCGTGAAAGTACGCCCCGGGCCTGTAGTGACCCGTTACGAACTGGAACCGGCGCCGGGCACCAAGACGAACCGTGTGATCACGCTGGCCGACGACATTGCTCGCTCCATGTCGGCCGTTTCCGTGCGCGTAGCCGTGGTCCCGGGTTCCAGCACCATCGGGATCGAGCTGCCCAATGCCAAGCGCGAAACGGTCTACCTGCGCGAGCTGCTGGCGGCCGAAGCCTTCGAACAGTCGAAAGGCAGCCTGCCGCTGGTTCTCGGCAAGGATATCGGCGGCATGCCGCAGGTGGTCGACCTGGCCCGTATGCCGCACCTTCTGATTGCCGGAACCACGGGCTCGGGCAAGTCGGTGGGCATCAACGGCATGATCCTCTCGCTGCTCTACCGCATGCCGCCGGAACGCTGCCGCATGATCATGGTCGACCCCAAGATGCTGGAACTCAGCATCTATGACGGCATTCCGCACCTGCTGACCCCGGTTGTCACGGAACCCAAGAAAGCGGTGGTCGCATTGAAATGGGTGGTTCGCGAGATGGAGAACCGCTATCGCTCCATGTCGCTGCTGGGGGTGCGCAATATCGATGGCTACAATGCGCGCATCGAGGAGGCGCGCAAATCGGGCCAGGTGCTGACCCGCCGCGTCCAGACCGGATTCGACCCGGATACCGGCCAGCCGATCCACGAGGAAGAGGCCTTCGATCTGGAACCCCTGCCCTATATCGTCGTCGTTGTCGACGAGATGGCGGACCTGATGCTGGTCGCGGGCAAGGAGGTCGAGGCCGCCATCCAGCGCCTGGCCCAGATGGCCCGTGCGGCCGGCATTCACCTGATCATGGCCACACAGCGCCCCTCGGTGGATGTCATCACCGGCACCATCAAGGCCAACTTCCCGACCCGCATCTCCTTCAACGTCACTTCCAAGATCGACAGCCGGACGATCCTGGGCGAATCGGGCGCGGAACACCTTCTGGGCATGGGCGACATGCTCTACATGGCCCATGGCGGGCGCATCTCGCGCATTCACGGTCCCTTTGTCAGCGATGCCGAGGTCGAGGCTGTGGTTGCCCATCTGAAGGCTCAGGGACAGCCCGCCTTTGTCGAGGGCGTGACCGAGGAAAGCGGCGACGAACCGGGGTTCCCCGGCCTGCCGGGGGGAGACGACGGCTCCGGCGGCGGATCCGGCGACGAACTCTACGATCGCGCCCTGGCCGTTGTGGCCCAGCACCGCAAGGCCTCGACCTCCTTCATCCAGCGCCAGCTGCAAATCGGTTACAACCGTGCGGCCCGCCTGATCGAACAGATGGAGGCCGAGGGCGTGGTCGGCCCGGCCAATCACGTGGGACGCCGCGAGGTGCTGTTGCCCGACCACGGAGATCAAGGATAGGTCGCATTTGCGCCCTTGAATGGCCCAAATGGGTCCGCATCTCTAGGGCGAACAAAAAGTCGACGAAAGGCAGATTCGCACATGCGCCCTATCCCGAGCATTCTCGAGAGCACACCGCAGTCCAGAGCAAGCCTCTCCGTCCGGCCGCTGGCCCTTCTGCTGGCCCTGTTCGCGCTGCTTCTCTCCCCCTTGTCTGCCAGCGCGTCGCTGGACGAGCTGGACCAGGAACAACGTGAGATCCTGGAAGAGGTCGAGGAATACTTGAACGGCATTGGCACCATGGAAGGCCGTTTCGCGCAGGTGACTTCGACAGGCAACTATGCCGAAGGCGAGGTGGCACTGCGGCGGCCGGGGCGCATGCGATTCGAGTACGACAGTCCCAACCCCACGCTGCTGGTGGCCGATGGCTTCAATCTGACGGTCTATGATCGTGAACTGGAGGAAGCCACCATGCTGCCCCTGCGCCAGACGCCGCTCTGGCTGCTGTTGCGCGAAGACGTTTCCTTTGCCGCTGACGACCTTGAAGTCCTCGGCGTCCGCGAGCGCGACGGCACCGTCGCCATCCTGCTGCAGCAGGCGGACGAACCCGGCATGGGCAGCATCGAGATCCAGCTGACCCGGGACCCTATGACCCTGAAGCGCTGGATCGTGACCGATGCACAGGGGGTTGAGACGACCGTTTCGCTGGCGAATCTCTCCTATGATGTCGAGTTCGAACCGCGCACCTTCAACGTCCAGAACCTTCCCGGCGTCATGGCCCCGGGCATGGATCCGCGCAACCAGAACCGCGGACGCTGACGCAGCCTACCCGCGCAGCCGGAAGGGACGCAGCAGCAGCTTCAGATAGGGACGCTCCTCTTCCCGCTCCACGCCGATCGGCATGTCCGGGTCGCGTGCCTTCGAGCTGCGCGAGCCGAAGAGGGGATCCCAGAAACTGAACAGGGTTCCGTAGTTGGAATCAGTGTCGCGCCGGACCTTGTGGTGATGCACCCAGTGGATCGAGGGTGTGATGAACAGCCTGGACAATGCCGTTTCCAGGCCAGGAGGCAGGCGCAGGTTCGAATGATGGAAAATGCTGGCCAGCAGGACCAGGGCTTCGAAGACCAGGATCGAACTGACCGGAAACCCCAGAAGCACGATCACGCCGGCGCGCGCCATTGCCGACAGCAACACCTCCCCGAAATGAAACCGCAACGCACTGCTGCTGTCCAGGAAACGGTCCAGGTGATGGACTTCATGGAAGCGCCAGAGGAATGCAAACTCATGGTTTGCGCGATGCCACCAGTAGATCAGGAAGTCCAGGATCATGAGATCCAGCGCGAGACCCGGCAGGCCCGTCCACCACTGGGGCCGCCAGTCGAGTGCATGACTCGCGGCCCAGACCGACAGCGGCAGGACCACCAGGGGTGACAGGCCGGTATTTAGCAACCAGAGCCCTAGGTTGCGGATCACACGCTGTACCGAGACCGCAAGCCGGGCGAGGAGTCCCCCGGACACAGCCTTTCCCCGGCCTTCCGGATAGGGGGCGGCCGGGAAAAGCCGTTCGAGCACGAAAAAACCGGCAAACCAGACGGCAACGACAATGCCCTTCCAGGCAAGCAGATTCTCGAGAGTCAGCTCCATGCCTTCAGTCTAGGCCGCTCCGGCCGGTGGACAAGGGCTCAGGAGGAAATGCGCTTGAGGGATAACCCCGACGGCGCTAGGAGAAAGATCCATGATCACCACCTCTCCGCGTCCCCTCGTAGGCCTGTCCGCCTGTTCGAAACGAATCGACGGCGCTTCCTATCATGCCATCGGTGACAAGTACCTGCGTGCCGTGGACGAAGCCGCAGGCCTGCTTCCCGTTGTATTTCCCGCCTTTGGCGAGGCCCTCGAGGTCGACGCCCTTCTGGACGGTATTTCGGGCCTGGTGTTGACCGGCAGTCCGTCCAATGTCCATCCACAACGCTACGAACAGGCGGAAAGCGATCAGCATGCACCCTTCGATGAAGCCAGGGACGGTGCCACGCTCTCGTTGATCCCAGCTGCCCTGGAACGGGGCCTGCCGCTGTTCGCGATCTGCCGTGGCATGCAGGAACTCAACGTCGCCCTGGGCGGCAGTCTCTGTCCTGCCGTGCATCAGGTGCCAGGGCGTATGGATTATCGTCGACCGGACGACCCCGATCCCGACATCCAGTATGGGCCGCGCCACCCGATCGAGATAGACCCCGACAGTTTACTGGCCACCCTGCTGCCCGAAGGGGATAAGCCAATCGAGGTGAACTCCCTGCATCATCAGGCCATTGACCAGCTTGGCTCCAGCCT
The Fodinicurvata sediminis DSM 21159 genome window above contains:
- a CDS encoding DUF4112 domain-containing protein gives rise to the protein METAQRLARLERLADLLDTRWRIPGTSLRFGLDGVASILPLAGDTATACVSGYLIWQSARLGASRMALLGMAANVALDWAVGSIPLLGTLFDVGFKANRRNMRLLRRHLERKAKS
- a CDS encoding aminotransferase class I/II-fold pyridoxal phosphate-dependent enzyme, with protein sequence MTSTSPASSNATAQARRDPRVYQPFMRLSHLLDGEKPGASPLPDGAPISLSIGDPQLPTPPLLAETLAAYPNDWSYYPPFRGTPDFRAACHDWLVRRYGLSPDTLDADRQILPLPGSREGLFFATLTAINRGAAEGRTKVLIPSPGYHVYAGGALAAGAEPVFVPARADNNFLPNYEGLPADVLDRTAIAFFCSPSNPEGAVASREQWRAWIELAQRHGFVLAADECYADIYTDEPPAGLLEAVQGPAGTDGLLTFHSLSKRSSAAGLRSGFVAGDGELVDGIDAFMRYGGASVPTPVLHASAALWRDEAHVVETRCYYRTLFEMAEEKLWAKTGWRMPAGGFFAWLQVGDGEAFALRAWKEAGLRVLPGRYLCPDEEGADPADNPGAPYIRVALVHEPQVTEKALDRLAEML
- a CDS encoding DNA translocase FtsK, which translates into the protein MAASRSTSTAKRTRLLPSGTGGFLRLRLIELAGLGIILAGLVLAAICFSYDPQDPSLNRAARDQVNNLLGLPGAYLADILMQSLGLSVFGLCGLFIAWGWRLIRNHAVPRWWLRLLAGLFAVLFAATTLAAIPPPSDWPLRSGLGGFSGALILGHAYQASNLMPTMLAVASGALALFLGLFSLAVSLGEWRALWQGPTRLAGKLRALLRRQRDSAAEETESEPVRTRKKQPTQKRTAKTKEAAEAPAPPEPAAEKPAETEEGDLIAPRAPRPAQSKKAQKDVQGSLALGPSGYEAPPLTLLTEAKANPDAQLNRDALEKNARLLETVLQDFGVRGEIVKVRPGPVVTRYELEPAPGTKTNRVITLADDIARSMSAVSVRVAVVPGSSTIGIELPNAKRETVYLRELLAAEAFEQSKGSLPLVLGKDIGGMPQVVDLARMPHLLIAGTTGSGKSVGINGMILSLLYRMPPERCRMIMVDPKMLELSIYDGIPHLLTPVVTEPKKAVVALKWVVREMENRYRSMSLLGVRNIDGYNARIEEARKSGQVLTRRVQTGFDPDTGQPIHEEEAFDLEPLPYIVVVVDEMADLMLVAGKEVEAAIQRLAQMARAAGIHLIMATQRPSVDVITGTIKANFPTRISFNVTSKIDSRTILGESGAEHLLGMGDMLYMAHGGRISRIHGPFVSDAEVEAVVAHLKAQGQPAFVEGVTEESGDEPGFPGLPGGDDGSGGGSGDELYDRALAVVAQHRKASTSFIQRQLQIGYNRAARLIEQMEAEGVVGPANHVGRREVLLPDHGDQG
- a CDS encoding LolA family protein, which encodes MRPIPSILESTPQSRASLSVRPLALLLALFALLLSPLSASASLDELDQEQREILEEVEEYLNGIGTMEGRFAQVTSTGNYAEGEVALRRPGRMRFEYDSPNPTLLVADGFNLTVYDRELEEATMLPLRQTPLWLLLREDVSFAADDLEVLGVRERDGTVAILLQQADEPGMGSIEIQLTRDPMTLKRWIVTDAQGVETTVSLANLSYDVEFEPRTFNVQNLPGVMAPGMDPRNQNRGR
- a CDS encoding sterol desaturase family protein is translated as MELTLENLLAWKGIVVAVWFAGFFVLERLFPAAPYPEGRGKAVSGGLLARLAVSVQRVIRNLGLWLLNTGLSPLVVLPLSVWAASHALDWRPQWWTGLPGLALDLMILDFLIYWWHRANHEFAFLWRFHEVHHLDRFLDSSSALRFHFGEVLLSAMARAGVIVLLGFPVSSILVFEALVLLASIFHHSNLRLPPGLETALSRLFITPSIHWVHHHKVRRDTDSNYGTLFSFWDPLFGSRSSKARDPDMPIGVEREEERPYLKLLLRPFRLRG
- a CDS encoding gamma-glutamyl-gamma-aminobutyrate hydrolase family protein; the encoded protein is MITTSPRPLVGLSACSKRIDGASYHAIGDKYLRAVDEAAGLLPVVFPAFGEALEVDALLDGISGLVLTGSPSNVHPQRYEQAESDQHAPFDEARDGATLSLIPAALERGLPLFAICRGMQELNVALGGSLCPAVHQVPGRMDYRRPDDPDPDIQYGPRHPIEIDPDSLLATLLPEGDKPIEVNSLHHQAIDQLGSSLKVEAWAPDGTIEAVRYGKGKSFVLGVQWHPEYKAAENPVSRALFSAFARAVRHYAAGRHRL